CATCGTCGGCGGCGCGGTCACGGTCGCCCGCAACGCCGGCGTCTCCACCTGCAGCCTGTCCAGGTCCGGCGATGGCCGCCCCAGTCCAGGCCGGCTTGCCAGCGCCGCCTCCAGCGCTGCCGCGACCGCCAGCACGAAGCGGTCGCCCTTGTGCGGCCCCACCACCTGCAGCCCGAACGGTATGCCCCGCTCGTCCACCCCGCACGGGATCGAGATCGCCGGGTGCCCCGTCAGCGTGATCCCGTACGTCAGCGCCAGCCAGTGGAAGTAGGTCCGCACCGGCTCGCCGTTCACCTCCGCCAGGTAGAGCTGCTCCCAGGGGAACGGCGAGATCGGCACCGTTGGCGAGATCAGCACGTCGAACTCCTCGAAGAAGCGCTGCACCCGCCGGTAGATTCGCGTCTCCTCCATGTGTGCCCAGGCAAAATCCGCCAGCGACATCGCCGCGCCCTGCTCGTAGTTTGCCCGCACGTTCGGCCCGAGCAGGCTCGGATCACGCTGGTACGCCTCCTGATGCTGCCCCAGGAATTGGACCGCCCGGATCACCTCAAAGCAACGGTCCGCCTCCCCAAAGTCCGGCGTCGCCCAGTCGCACGCGCGGAACAGCCCGCCAAAGCCAGCCACCTTCCCCGCAAACGTCGCACGGTAGGCGGCGTCCACCGGCGCGAACCCCAGGTCCGCCGTCACCGCGCAGCGCAACGATCCCAGGTCGACCGTCTCCAGCCGCGCATACGACGGCCCATCCACCGGCCCCGAGAACGGGTCGTCGCTGTCAAAGGCGGCCTGCGCCCCCAGCAACAACGCCACGTCTGCCACCGACCGCCCCATCGGCCCCTGGATCGAGAGCGGCGACCAGCCGAACGCCCGCCTATCCGTCGGGACCAGCCCCGGCGACGGCCGGAACCCGACCACCCCCGAGTACGCCGCTGGGATCCGCAGCGAGCCGCCCGTGTCCGAGCCGGTCGCCAGCGGCATCATGCCCGTCGCCAGCGCCACCGCCGAGCCGCCAGACGATCCACCAGCGTTCCGCATCGGGTCGAACGGGTTGCCCGTCGCGCCCCAGACCGGGTTGCGCGTGTTCGCGCCGGCCCCGAACTCCGGCGTGTTCGTCTTGCAGAAGATCAGCGCGCCTGCCGCCCGGACCCGGCCCACCATCGCCTCGTCCTGGGCCGGCACGTAGTCCCGATACTGCGGCGAGCCGTACGTCGTCAGCAGGCCGGCTGTGTCGTTCAGGTCTTTGACCCCAACCGGCAGCCCGTGCAACAGCGGCAACGACTCGCCCGCCAGCACGGCGGCCTCGGCGGCCTTCGCCTGCACCCGGGCCGCCGCGAACGCCGTCGCCGTCACCGCGTTCACGGCCGGATTGACCGCCTCGATCCTGGCGATGCACGCCTCCAACAGTTCGACCGGTGAAAGCTCCTTCGTGCCGATGCGCCGGCGCGCCTCGACCGCTGACAGATCACACAGCGCGTCCACCGCCGGCCGGTCCAGCCCGCCCGCCATGCCGCCCGCCTCGCCATCAGCCATACCGCCCGCCTCGCCATCAGCCATACCGTCCGCCGTGCCGCCAGCCATCCGCGCCACCTCCAGCCGCCATCCCCGGCTGCCGAGACGGCACAACGCCACCCCCGGCCGCCAGCATCTGCCAGAACCCAGAACCCAGAACCCAGAACCCAGAACCCAGAACCCAGAACCCAGAACCCAGCCCGCATGGTACCGCCACACGCTATCCTCTCGCGTGGCCGCAGACCGTTCAGCCTCGCCCGCCGATCTCTGGCGCACCCCCCTGCCGGGCACCTACGCCTTGCTGATCCAGCTCGACGCGCCAGCCCTGCTCATGGTGGGCCGGCTCGGCGCGCACACGCTGGCGGCCGGCTGGTACGTCTATACGGGCAGTGCGCTCGGGGGACTGGGGGGGCGCATCAGCCGACACGCCCGCCAGACGAAGCGGCTGCACTGGCACGTCGATCACCTCCTCGCGGCCGGGCGGCTCATCGCAGTGGCCGCGCGCCTCGGCCCCGAGCGTGTCGAGTGCCAGGTGGCCGCGCTGGTGGCCTCCTGGCCCGGGGCCAGGAGGCCCATCGCGCGCTTCGGCGCGTCCGACTGCCGCTGCCCCGCCCATCTCGCACACTTCACCCAACGGCCGTCACTCGAACTTGGGCCAGGCTGGCAGCTCCTCGTGCCGCCAGTTTGAGTGCGCTACGACAACGGCTGTGAGGCGCTACCGCCGGGTTGCTGGCGTCGCCGTGGCGGCCGGGCGCGGGGTCGAGGTCGGCGCCGACCGGACAGTCTGCCCCTGCACCGAGGCTGGCTTCGGGACCGCCGTCGAGGTCGGACGCGGGGTTGGTGTCGAGGTGGGACGGGGTGTCGAGGTGGGACGGGGTGTCGAGGTTGCCGCCGGCTTCACCGTCGAGGTCGGTTGTGGGCGTGGCGTCGGGGTGGATGTGGGGCGTGGCGCGGACGTTGGCCGCGGCGTCGCCGTCGCCTGCGCCGTCGAGGTCGGCAGTGGCTTCGCCGTGGAGGTGGGGGACGGCCGGGCGGTCGGCGTGGACGACGGCCGGGCGGTCGGCGTCGCTGACGGCTGCCGTGTCGGGGTCGACGAGGGCCGAGCCGTTGGTGTGGCCGAGGGCCGAGCCGTTGGTGTGGCAGCAACGGCCGTCGGCGTGCGCGTGGCCGCCAGGGCCGTCGGCGTGCGTGTCGCCGCCAGGGCCGTCGGCGTGCGTGTCGCCGCAACAGCCGTTGCGGTCGCCGACGCCTGTGCAGGGGCCGGGGTTGGCTGTGATGGCGTGCTGGTTGGCGTGGCGGCGGCCACCTTGGCCGGGGTGGGCGTGGCGGTCGGCGCGCTGTTCGCGCGTCCCTGGCCGGCCGTCTGGGCAGTTTGCACGCCGGCGGCCGCTGCGACAGCCGCTCTGGTGGCTGTCGCGACAGCCGTGGCTCGCGGTGTCGCCGTGGGGTTGGCAGCCGAGCTGGCGACCGTTACGCCGCCGCTCGCGCTCGACGCCGTCGCCGTCGACCTGCTGCTATTGCTGCTGCTGTTGTCGTTGCTGTTGCCGTTCCCGTTGCTGTTCCGTCGCCGTGTCGTGACCGATGTCGTGATGACCTGTCGCGTCGTGATCTCGACGCCGCGGCCCGGCTGGGCGGCGGCGACTCGCTCACTGGCCGGCGCGCCGATGCGGTCCTCGGTGGCGATGATCAGCGGGAGCCGCGTTGCCGCCCTGACCGGGGCCGGCTGGATGCCCGCACGCGCCGTCGCAAGCTGCCCGAGCGTTGAGCCGGCCTCGTCACCTGGGCGGCCCGCCGGTGCAGAGCGTGCCGGTGGGGCCAGCGCCGGCGCACTCGCCAACGACGCACCCGCTGCCGATGCACTGACCCCTGTCGATGCGCCGACGGCGGAGGACGAGCCGCCACCTGGACTGCTCGGCCCGGCAGCCTCCCCGACAATCGTGCCCGTCGCGGCGCCGGGAGCTGGGCCGCCGGCCACGCTGGCGGCTGGTCCGGCGCTCGCATCGCCGCCCTGCGCCGGCGTTGGGGCGAGCATCGGCGTCGGCGTGGAGCGCGCCGGGGTTGCAGTGGGCGTCACCGAGACGTACACGATGCGCTCGACGACCCGCTCGACGATGCGCTCGACCGGCACGAAGACCGGCACATCCTGGGAGATGAAACGGATCTCGACGCGCGGCACGCCCTCGCGGATCACGTGCTGGAGGCCGGCGAACAGCGGCATCAAGAGGAGCAGCAACAGAAAGAGCTGCGCCCGAGCGATCAGCCCCGGCCGCGCCATCGCTGCCTGCCCGAGACGTACCCGGACCGCTCGCGTTGCATCCTGCATCGAGGCGGCCCTCCTCAAACACGCGCGCCGTTAAGGATACTACATCGTCTCGGGTGCGCAGGGCGGGCTGAACGGGTTGTGTCTACCTTCAGATGCACATACCTCCCCCTTTTGTACCTCTCATTTCGGCTGCGCATGGGCAGTTGCTGACTGTCGTCACGAGAACGTGACGCCTGACGCTCTTGGAATCGATGCGGGCTGGTATCCTGCTGTGGGATAGCGCCTGACCGGTTGAGGATGCTGAACATTCGCCGCGCGCGTCACTTTTCCGCCCGGCCGCTCGGGATGACCGTGCTAGGTGTCGTCGTCGCTGTGGCCGCCATGGTCGTCGGCGAGCACGGCGTCGTCGGCTGGCTGCCGGTCCTGCTCTACGTCATCGCAGCGGCCATGCTGGCGAGCCTCCCGGTGCGCCTGCCCGGCGGCGGCGTCTCGCTGCTCCCGGCCATCCTGCTGCCCGTCTGGCTGAGCTGCGGGCTGCTCGTGGCCACGCTCGTCGCCGTCGCGGCGCTCAGCGTCGCGACCGTCGTGCTTCGCCCGCCGCTGCTGGCCGGCGCCCTCAGCATGGCCGCTGCCGTGGCCGGGGTGATCGTCGGAGACCTGGCAGCGTGGGGAGTCGCCAGCGTGGGCATGCGCCCCGAAATCATCCCTGAGACGTTCCTGCTGGGCGCCGTCTTCGCCCTGGCGTCGTGGATCGGCGAGCAGGCGATCATCCGCGCGGCCAGCCGTGGCGGGCTGGCCGACGAAGTGCGGACGCTCGCCGGCGCCAGCATGATCGCCAATCTGCTGCTGGTCTTCCCCGGCACGATCCTGTCGGATGTCCTCGCGGCGCGGGGTGTCGGCCTCTTCATCGTGCTGCTGGTGGTGCTCGTCGTCGCGCTCAGCCTGATCGCCCTCTACCTGACCGCTGAGACCGAGCGGCGCGGCGCGGCCGGGGAGCGCGAGCGGCTGGAGTCGATCGTGTCGCAGGTGCCGGACGGCATCTTCGCCGTGCGTCCCGACCTGACCCTGGACTGGGTCAACGAGACGGCCGCCCGCCTGACCGGCTGGGACGCCGAGGCCGCGTCCGGGCAGCCCGCCGCCGAGGTGGTCCAGGTGCGTGGGGCTGATGACCGACCGGTCGATCATCGGACGGCGTTCCAGGAGGCCGCGTCATCCGGGAAGGCGGTCCACCGCGCCGGCAAGCTCCAGGCGCGTGATGGCGAGACACGGTCTGTCGTCATCAGCTACACCACACTGGGCGAGACGCTCGACGGCTTCGAGGTCGGCGTGGCCGCCGTCCGCGAGATCGCCGACGACGACTCGCGCGACGCCCAGATCGCCGATCTCGGCCACGAGCTGCGCTCCCCGCTCACGGCGATCCTCGGCTACACCGGGCTGATGCTCGGCGCCGCGCCCGGCTCGCTGGACGCCGAGCGGCAGGCCGAGTTCCTGGCGCGCATCGCCGCCTCCGGCGACTATATGCTGCGCCTCGTCAACAACCTGCTCGATCTGCGCCGGATGGAGTCTGGCGCGGAGCAGCTCCAGCCGACGCCCCTGCCCATCGACCGCATCCTACAGCTGGTGGTGGCGATGGGCCGTCCCCGTGCGACGGAGAAGGGGATCGACGTCGCGCTGGACGCCCCCGAGAGCCTGCCGTCGATCCTCTCCGACGAGCTGCTGGTGCGGCGCATCGTGGACAACCTGCTCTCGAACGCCGTCAAGTACACGCCGTCTGGCGGCTCCGTGCGGGTGACGGCGCGGGCCGTCGGCGACGCTGTCGAGATCGCGGTGGCGGATACCGGCATCGGGCTGACCGAGGATGAGCAGCAGCGGTTGTTCCAGCGGTTCTTCCGCTCGTCGCGTCCGGAAGCCCGCCAGGAGCGTGGCACCGGCCTGGGCCTGGCGCTGGTCCGCGAGTCGCTGAGGCGGCTCGGCGGCGAGATCCGGGTGAGCAGCACCGTCGGCGTCGGGACGACGTTCACCGTGACGATCCCGCCGCTGGCCCGGACGGCGAGCCGCGCGACATCCTGACGACCGCCGAGCGCCCGCCGTGTCGCCGGGATGGCGGCCACGCGGCGGTACAATCCGCCCATGAACGACCTCAGGCCGCCCCTCTCCGTCGTCATCGTCACGTTCAGGAGCCGGGCTACCCTCGGCGCTGCCCTCGATGCGCTGATCCGCGCCGCGCCGCTCGGCGCCGAGCTGGTGGTGGTCGAGAACGGCGGCGACGACGACGTTGACGAGGTGGTGCGGGCGGTCTGGCCGACGGCCACCGTCATCAGCAGCCAGGACAACGTCGGTTTTGCCGTCGGGGTCAACGCCGGGCTGGGGCTGGTCACGGGTGACGCCGTGCTGCTGCTCAACCCGGATGCCATCGTCGAGCCGGGCGCTATCAAGACGCTCCTCGCGGCGTTGGACGCGCTCCCGGATGCCGGGATCGTCGCGCCGCGCCTGCTCGACGCCGAGGGCCAGCCAGTCCTCTCCGCCTACCCGTTCCTCTCGCCGCTGACCGTGGCGTGGCGGCACCTACAGTTGATCCGCCTCTTCCCGGACGCCGTCCTCGGTCGGTATCGGCGGGCCACCCTCGATCCCGATGCGCGCTCGCCGGTCAGCGTTGACTGGGCGCAGGGCGCCTGTCTGGTCATCCGCCGCGCGGTGCTGGACGAGGTGGGCCGTCTGGACCCGGACTTCTTCCTCTACGCGGAAGAGGTTGACCTCGCGAAGCGGGCGGCGCGGGCCGGCTGGAAAACGTACCTCGTTCCGACCGCGTGCGTGCGCCACGCCGAAGGCAGCAGCAGCGGTCAGGTGGTGCCGCTCAAACTGGCCTCGCACTACCTGTCAAAAGCCGTCTACTTTCAGAAGCACCATGGCAAGGCCACGCAGGACGCCGTGCGCGCCATCCTGCTGCTCGATCTGGCGCTCCGCGCGCTGTACCGTGCCGTCGGCGTGCTGGCCGGCGCCCCGAAGGACGCCCGGCAGCGGCTGACCGCCTACCTGACCACGGCGCGCCTGCTGCTGGGCACGCCGCCGCGCCACCTGCCGCTGGCCTGGCGACGGCTGGCTGCCCCAGTGGATGGCGGCGCGGCAGCAGAGGCGGTCCGGGCGCAGTTCCCCCACCCGCCGAAGAGGTAGGTCGTGGGTCGTGGGTCGTGGGTCGTGGGTCGTGGGTCGTGGTGAAAACGTGCAAGTTACAATTGTCATCCTGAGCGCAGCGAAGGACCTCACCCGCTGACGCGGTCGTTGACGGTCAGCGGGTGAGGTCCTTCGCTGCGCTCAGGATGACATGGGGAGTTGCGTGTTTGCTATGGGCTGAGGGCGTGTCAGCCGATACGCCCCACGCCCCAGTCAGCCGACGAGCGCCGCCGGCCGGCAGTCCGAGCATGGCGTGTAACCCGCCGCGAGCGCCGCCGCCAGCGTGCGAATCGGGACCAGCGTGTCCAGTGGGCGCTCGCGGACCCAGGAGCAGGTTGGCAGGCAGAATGAGCGGTCCGTCGCGTCCGCGACGTAGCGAACGCCCGCCTCCGCCAGCCGGTCGACGCGCTCGAGATCCAGCCCCTCCGAGGCCAGGATCGCCCGTTTCAGCGCTGCGCCGAACGCATACTCTCCGAGCGCGCCGTCGCTGCGGACCACGCGGTGGCAGGGGATCAGCAACGGGACCGGATTCTTGTTCAGGGCCGAGCCGACCGCCCGCACTGCGCCCGGCCGCCCGATCTCCCGCGCAATCCATCCATACGAGCGGACCTCCCCGCGTGGGATCTCCAACGCCTTCAGCAGCACCGCCCGCTCGAACTCGGAGAGCGCGCGCAGGTCAAGGTCGAGGTCCGCTGGCTCGCCGTTCAACTGCCGGCGGATCGCTGCCAGCAACTCTGCGGGCATCGCCTCCGCGCGCCGCGCCGTGCGCCCCGTCCGCGCGCGGTAGGTCCGCTCGAAGACCTCGCCATCGGCAGCCGGCACGACGCCGCTGATTCGCTGGCCGCTGTAGGCCACGAAGACGCGCCCGATGGGCGTCTCGAGCGACAGGTACCGCTCGTCAAGGCCAACGTCCCCGAGGACGCCGCCCAGCAACGATCCGGGCGCAGTGGTCTGTCCCAGGGCCCGCAGCCGCGCATGAAGCTCCCGCGCTGCCGCCAGATCCCTCGCACGCTCCAGATAGGCGTTCATCGGCGACCCCCAGGTGCCAGGTCGGCAAGATCGGCGGCTGCGCTCGCGTCGAGCGCGGCCCGCAAGTAGGCCACCCCACGATGGACGTTTGACTTGACCGTGCCGGACGGCTGGCCCAGCGCCGCCGCGATCTCGCCGTAGCTGAGGCCCTGAACGTGGCGCAGCACCACGGCTGCCCGGTACCGCTCGGGGAGCGAGGCCACGATCTCTGCCAACTGATCCTCTGCCGCTCGACGCTCGGCCTGCTGCTCCGGTTGGTCAGCCTCGTCCGCTGCGTGATCTGCCAACACGTCCATCGTTCCATCCTCTGTGACCAGCGGCACCTCGGCCGGGCGGCGTGTCCGTGCGCGGTTGCGGGCCACGTTGACCGTGACCTGAAAGAGCCACGCTCGCAGCCGGAGCGCTGCGATACGCTCCGCCGGGTAGCGTCGAAGGGCGCGATACGCTCGCACCAGGGCGTCCTGCGCGATCTCTTCCGCGTCGCGCGTGCTGCCGGTCAGCCGCAGCCCGAAGGCGTACAGCCGGTCCTGGTATGCGCACACGAGTGTCTCGAAGCTGCTGTCGAGGTCTGCCGCAAGCGCCGCTGTCAAGGTCTCGTCGTTCACCAGCCTCACTCACGCGGGCCGCCTGGAGGAGCGTCCGGCGCTCTCCGCTCGCCCGTCTCATCGAGTGAAACAGCAAGGGCCGAGAAACCGTTGCAACGGGATGATCGCATGGGAGCCTCGTCGTGCAACTCCCGACCGCTCGCGCTCGGCCAGCATGCCCCACACGCCTCCACGTGGAGAAAGCCGGCAGCCAGATGTTGAGCTGTTCATGCAGTCCCTCGCCCCGCCACTCGCTCGTTAGATGGCGTGGGGAGAGGAAACAGCACCCGAGGCGATCTCCGGAGGGCGGTATGTCAAGGCTGCCGCGTGCTCGACAGCGCCCATACCCCGCGCGAGGACAGGCGAGGAGTCGTCGGTGAGTCTCTGGCCGATGCCGCAACGACGACGGCACGATCCCGCGCCGGTCGGTGCGCCAGAGCAGCATCAGCAGGCCCCGTCACGCATGCCCCCGCAGGCCAACGAGGGGTTTCTGCAGGCTGTCGAATCGATCCTCGTCCAGACGCTCGACGTCATGTCGGCCGGCAGCGCCGCCATCTTCCGCCGCGTGCCGGGGGGCGACCAGCTTGTCGCACTCGGCATCGCCACCGGCGACCACATCGACACCGATCCCCAGGTTGCCTGCCGGCTTGGCGACGGGCTGGCCGGCCGGGCAGCGGCTGAGCGGCGCGTGGTCTGGACGGGTAACGCGCTGGACGACCGTCTCGCGGGCGACTACTGGGCCGAGCATGACGAGGCGTTCGGGGATGGGCGGCGCGCCGCGATGGCTGCGCCGCTGATCGTGCGGGGCGAGCTGTTCGGTGCGTTGCAGGTTGGCTACGGCGTCATGAAGACGTTCCGCGCCAACGAGCTGTCGGAGATCGGCAAGCTGGCGAGCTTCGTGGCGACCTCTCTGGAGAACGCGCGCCTCCACGAGATCGCGGCGCGTGGTGCACGCCAGCTTCGGTTGATGCACGATATCGCCGCCCAGTTGACCGTTTCCGAGCACCCGTCCGAGATCGCCCGGCAGGTGGTCACGGCCGCGCGCGATCTGGTCTCCGCACGGGTCGGCCGGCTCTGGATCCTGGCGCCCGACTCGCGGCAGTTCGTCCTGGGGGCGGGCGTCGGAGCCGATGCGCCCGCGCCCGGCATGCTGCTCGATGGGCATGCGGACCGGACCGTCGTTCTCGACGCCGGCATCGCTCTGGACGCCTCGCCGGTTACGCTCAGCTCGCCCCCGATCGCCGGATGGCGGCCGGGCGCTGTCGGCGGCGCGGCGGCCTGGCTGCGCGGCGCTCGCTGTGTCCCGCTGACGCGCAACGCCCAGATCGACGGCATCCTCGTGCTGGACGGCGTCTCACTGGCCTGGGACGTCGACGATACCGACGTGCTGGGGGCGCTGGCCGCGCAGGCATCGGTCGCGCTGGCCAACGCCCGCCTCTACGCGCAGCAGGCCGCTGTCGCCGCCGAGAACGCGCGCCTGCACGCCGAGGCCCTGGAGCTGGGGCGACTCAAGTCTGAGCTGCTGGCGAACGTCAGCCACGAGATCCGGACGCCGATGAACGGCGTGATCGGCATGGCGAACCTGCTGCTCAACAGCTCGCTCACCGACGAGCAGCGCGACACCGCCGAGACGATCCAGGCCAGTGCTGAAGCGCTGCTCGCCCTGGTCAACGATCTGCTGGACTTCTCGAAGATCGAAGCCGGCCGGATGACGCTGGACATCGCCGAGCTGTGCCCACGGACCGTCATCGAGGAGGCCGCCGCCCTGCTGGCCGAGCCGGCCGCCTCGCGCGATCTCGACCTGACGGTGTACGTCGATCCCGATGTGCCGTGCCTCGCCCGGGCGGACGGCTCGCGGATACGCCAGGTGCTCGTGAACCTGATCGGCAACGCCATCAAGTTCACGGACCGGGGCGAGGTCCGCGTCGTGGCCCAGTGTGCGGACGCCGGCCAGCGCGTCGGGCCGGCCGGGCCGGGCGGGCGCGAGCCCGACGCCGTCGAGACCCGGCCGGCCGACCTGCTGCGAGTCACGGTGTCCGACACCGGCATCGGGATCTCGGAGGAGGGGCAGGCGCGCCTCTTCCAGGCGTTCTCCCAGCTGGATAGCTCGTCGAGCCGCCACCATGGGGGCACTGGCCTCGGGCTGGCGATCAGCCGGCAGCTGGTCGAGCTGATGGGCGGCGGGATCGGCGTGGACAGCGCGCCCGGGCGTGGGAGCACCTTCTGGTTTACCGTGCAACTGGGGTGCGTCGCCGAGGCGCCAGCCCCGCCTGCGCCGCCCAGCTGCCTCCGGGATCGGCGGCTGCTTATGGTGACCGGGCGCCCTGCCAGCCGCGACGTGCTGACGGCCCTGGCGACGGAGGCCGGGGCGCTCCCCGTCGTCGTTGCTGACCTGGATGCCGCCGTCGAGCAGCTGGCCCAGGTGCGCCGACCAGAGCAGCGCATCTCGCTGGTGCTGGCCGAGCATGCGCTGCTGACCGCTGCTGCGCCTGGGGTCGTCAACCTGCTGGCGTCACTGCTTGACTATCACGGTGTGCGGCTGGTCTGGCTGGGGCGGCGGCGCGACGCCGACAGCATCAGCGGCTTCCCCACAACCGCGCTCGCGGGCTGGCTCGGCCGGCCGATCCGCCGCCAGGAGTTCTACGCCGTCTGCGAGGCCGCGCTCGGCAGGCCGGACGGTGAGCGCGTAGGCCGGCCTGCCGCTCCGCCCAGCCCGCGCCGCGACGTCCCCTCCGATGCAAACGGGCGCTCGATCCTGGTGGTCGAGGACAACGTCGTCAACCAGAAGGTGCTCGTGCGGATGTTGCAGCACCGTGGGTACGCGGTGGAGCTCGTCGCGACCGGCCACGCGGCGGTCGAGGCCGTCGCCAGCCAGACCTTCGACGCCGTGCTCATGGACTGCCAGATGCCCGGTATGGACGGCTACGAAGCGACCATGCTGATCCGCGAGGGCGAGCAGCGGCGCGTGCGTGGCGCGCAGCGGCAGGCAGCGCCGCTGCCGATCATCGCCGTGACAGCCGGCGCGACGCCGCGAGACCGCGAGCGCTGTCTGGCGGCCGGCATGGACGACTATCTCTCCAAGCCCATCGACGTGTCTGTGCTGGACGCCATGCTGCAGCGCTGGGTGCGCGCCGCGGACAGCTCCCAGGCCGGGTGAGCGCCGCCCGCCGCTGAGGGCTGAGGGCTGAGGGCTGAGGGCTGAGGGCTGAGAGCTCTCAAATTCCGCTGCCCAGATGGGCCGTTACCCCAGCGTTAGGGAAGTGGGAAAGCCGTCCCCTGGTTTTTGGGGTGAGCGTTCATTTATCGTAGCGAACTCGGCGTAGCGAGCTCGGCGCCAGCCCCGGTCTCGGACTGGCATCCCGATCGCGAGACGTCAGCATGACATCGGCTTCGGGTGAGACGCCCAGGCTGGCAGCGGCGCCCGATATTCCCGTGGCCGACGCGAACCCACATCGGCCATACCTGCTGTGGGTTCACCTGTCTTGCGCCCATCGGGCGGTCTCCGGAGGTAACAGCCGAATGCGAGTGCTGATCGCCGAGGACGATGCAGTCTCGCGTCGCATCCTCCAGCGGACCCTCGAACGGTTCGGCCACGAGTGCGAGGTCACGACGAACGGCGCCGAAGCCTGGCAGGCGTATCAGGATGCGCCGTTCGACGTCGTCATCACCGACTGGGTGATGCCTCAGCTCGACGGCGTCGAGCTGTGCAGCATGATCAGAGCGAACCCTGGCGCCTGCTACACCTACGTCATCCTCCTGTCGGTGCTCAATGACCGGGGCCACTTCCTGAAGGGCATGCAGGCCGGCGCTGACGACTATCTGGCGAAGCCG
This genomic interval from Chloroflexota bacterium contains the following:
- a CDS encoding amidase; this encodes MAGGLDRPAVDALCDLSAVEARRRIGTKELSPVELLEACIARIEAVNPAVNAVTATAFAAARVQAKAAEAAVLAGESLPLLHGLPVGVKDLNDTAGLLTTYGSPQYRDYVPAQDEAMVGRVRAAGALIFCKTNTPEFGAGANTRNPVWGATGNPFDPMRNAGGSSGGSAVALATGMMPLATGSDTGGSLRIPAAYSGVVGFRPSPGLVPTDRRAFGWSPLSIQGPMGRSVADVALLLGAQAAFDSDDPFSGPVDGPSYARLETVDLGSLRCAVTADLGFAPVDAAYRATFAGKVAGFGGLFRACDWATPDFGEADRCFEVIRAVQFLGQHQEAYQRDPSLLGPNVRANYEQGAAMSLADFAWAHMEETRIYRRVQRFFEEFDVLISPTVPISPFPWEQLYLAEVNGEPVRTYFHWLALTYGITLTGHPAISIPCGVDERGIPFGLQVVGPHKGDRFVLAVAAALEAALASRPGLGRPSPDLDRLQVETPALRATVTAPPTMGAGS
- a CDS encoding PAS domain-containing protein yields the protein MLGVVVAVAAMVVGEHGVVGWLPVLLYVIAAAMLASLPVRLPGGGVSLLPAILLPVWLSCGLLVATLVAVAALSVATVVLRPPLLAGALSMAAAVAGVIVGDLAAWGVASVGMRPEIIPETFLLGAVFALASWIGEQAIIRAASRGGLADEVRTLAGASMIANLLLVFPGTILSDVLAARGVGLFIVLLVVLVVALSLIALYLTAETERRGAAGERERLESIVSQVPDGIFAVRPDLTLDWVNETAARLTGWDAEAASGQPAAEVVQVRGADDRPVDHRTAFQEAASSGKAVHRAGKLQARDGETRSVVISYTTLGETLDGFEVGVAAVREIADDDSRDAQIADLGHELRSPLTAILGYTGLMLGAAPGSLDAERQAEFLARIAASGDYMLRLVNNLLDLRRMESGAEQLQPTPLPIDRILQLVVAMGRPRATEKGIDVALDAPESLPSILSDELLVRRIVDNLLSNAVKYTPSGGSVRVTARAVGDAVEIAVADTGIGLTEDEQQRLFQRFFRSSRPEARQERGTGLGLALVRESLRRLGGEIRVSSTVGVGTTFTVTIPPLARTASRATS
- a CDS encoding glycosyltransferase family 2 protein codes for the protein MNDLRPPLSVVIVTFRSRATLGAALDALIRAAPLGAELVVVENGGDDDVDEVVRAVWPTATVISSQDNVGFAVGVNAGLGLVTGDAVLLLNPDAIVEPGAIKTLLAALDALPDAGIVAPRLLDAEGQPVLSAYPFLSPLTVAWRHLQLIRLFPDAVLGRYRRATLDPDARSPVSVDWAQGACLVIRRAVLDEVGRLDPDFFLYAEEVDLAKRAARAGWKTYLVPTACVRHAEGSSSGQVVPLKLASHYLSKAVYFQKHHGKATQDAVRAILLLDLALRALYRAVGVLAGAPKDARQRLTAYLTTARLLLGTPPRHLPLAWRRLAAPVDGGAAAEAVRAQFPHPPKR
- a CDS encoding GIY-YIG nuclease family protein, which encodes MAADRSASPADLWRTPLPGTYALLIQLDAPALLMVGRLGAHTLAAGWYVYTGSALGGLGGRISRHARQTKRLHWHVDHLLAAGRLIAVAARLGPERVECQVAALVASWPGARRPIARFGASDCRCPAHLAHFTQRPSLELGPGWQLLVPPV
- a CDS encoding response regulator; translated protein: MSLWPMPQRRRHDPAPVGAPEQHQQAPSRMPPQANEGFLQAVESILVQTLDVMSAGSAAIFRRVPGGDQLVALGIATGDHIDTDPQVACRLGDGLAGRAAAERRVVWTGNALDDRLAGDYWAEHDEAFGDGRRAAMAAPLIVRGELFGALQVGYGVMKTFRANELSEIGKLASFVATSLENARLHEIAARGARQLRLMHDIAAQLTVSEHPSEIARQVVTAARDLVSARVGRLWILAPDSRQFVLGAGVGADAPAPGMLLDGHADRTVVLDAGIALDASPVTLSSPPIAGWRPGAVGGAAAWLRGARCVPLTRNAQIDGILVLDGVSLAWDVDDTDVLGALAAQASVALANARLYAQQAAVAAENARLHAEALELGRLKSELLANVSHEIRTPMNGVIGMANLLLNSSLTDEQRDTAETIQASAEALLALVNDLLDFSKIEAGRMTLDIAELCPRTVIEEAAALLAEPAASRDLDLTVYVDPDVPCLARADGSRIRQVLVNLIGNAIKFTDRGEVRVVAQCADAGQRVGPAGPGGREPDAVETRPADLLRVTVSDTGIGISEEGQARLFQAFSQLDSSSSRHHGGTGLGLAISRQLVELMGGGIGVDSAPGRGSTFWFTVQLGCVAEAPAPPAPPSCLRDRRLLMVTGRPASRDVLTALATEAGALPVVVADLDAAVEQLAQVRRPEQRISLVLAEHALLTAAAPGVVNLLASLLDYHGVRLVWLGRRRDADSISGFPTTALAGWLGRPIRRQEFYAVCEAALGRPDGERVGRPAAPPSPRRDVPSDANGRSILVVEDNVVNQKVLVRMLQHRGYAVELVATGHAAVEAVASQTFDAVLMDCQMPGMDGYEATMLIREGEQRRVRGAQRQAAPLPIIAVTAGATPRDRERCLAAGMDDYLSKPIDVSVLDAMLQRWVRAADSSQAG
- a CDS encoding sigma-70 family RNA polymerase sigma factor: MTAALAADLDSSFETLVCAYQDRLYAFGLRLTGSTRDAEEIAQDALVRAYRALRRYPAERIAALRLRAWLFQVTVNVARNRARTRRPAEVPLVTEDGTMDVLADHAADEADQPEQQAERRAAEDQLAEIVASLPERYRAAVVLRHVQGLSYGEIAAALGQPSGTVKSNVHRGVAYLRAALDASAAADLADLAPGGRR
- a CDS encoding MGMT family protein, which gives rise to MNAYLERARDLAAARELHARLRALGQTTAPGSLLGGVLGDVGLDERYLSLETPIGRVFVAYSGQRISGVVPAADGEVFERTYRARTGRTARRAEAMPAELLAAIRRQLNGEPADLDLDLRALSEFERAVLLKALEIPRGEVRSYGWIAREIGRPGAVRAVGSALNKNPVPLLIPCHRVVRSDGALGEYAFGAALKRAILASEGLDLERVDRLAEAGVRYVADATDRSFCLPTCSWVRERPLDTLVPIRTLAAALAAGYTPCSDCRPAALVG